A genomic stretch from Verrucomicrobiia bacterium includes:
- a CDS encoding DUF3341 domain-containing protein — MSAPVPRPIGLLAQFETAADILHAAVAVRDAGYRKWDVFTPFPIHGMDDAMGLRKSKVGYFTFCGGITGFFFGMWMIWFMNKADYPLVVGGKPLFTPLFAFPVSYELTILLSAFGTLGGMLLLNGLPRLYNPLLRVERFKKASDDKYFVFIESADPRYSPEQTRELLEHAGASAVEVVEEE, encoded by the coding sequence ATGAGCGCCCCCGTTCCCCGTCCCATCGGCCTGCTGGCGCAGTTCGAGACGGCTGCCGACATCCTGCATGCCGCGGTGGCTGTGCGCGACGCCGGCTACCGGAAGTGGGATGTCTTCACCCCGTTCCCGATCCACGGCATGGATGACGCCATGGGGCTGCGGAAGTCGAAGGTGGGCTATTTCACCTTCTGCGGCGGCATCACCGGGTTCTTCTTCGGCATGTGGATGATCTGGTTCATGAACAAGGCGGACTATCCCCTGGTGGTCGGCGGCAAGCCGCTGTTCACCCCCCTGTTCGCCTTTCCGGTGAGCTATGAGCTGACGATCCTGCTCAGTGCGTTTGGCACCCTGGGCGGCATGCTGCTGTTGAACGGGCTGCCCCGGCTGTACAACCCGTTGTTGCGCGTGGAGCGCTTCAAGAAGGCGTCGGACGACAAGTATTTTGTGTTCATCGAATCGGCGGACCCCCGGTATTCCCCGGAACAAACCCGCGAGCTGCTGGAGCACGCGGGAGCCTCGGCGGTGGAGGTCGTGGAGGAGGAGTGA